The Penicillium psychrofluorescens genome assembly, chromosome: 2 nucleotide sequence CTGTTGATCTGGAGCAGAcggagcagctgcaggatctTGCGGGGCTTGGGAGCGATCTTGTTGATACTGGGAGGCGGGTTAGCATAGATTTATGATACACAAAGAGTAAGATGACATACCCCTTGATACGGACAACGAAGACCAGCTTGGGCTCGTCAGCAACGAAGAAGTTGCCCTCCTGGCGGGCAGCGCGGGCCAGGCGGATGGACTCGCGCTCTGCGTCGCGGTACTCCTTGACGTAGGACTCGGCACGCTTGAAAATGACGGCGCGCTTCTCCTTGTTGGCCTGTATTGAGAACTCAGTCAGCACAATGTTAGAACAAATCGTGCAAGTGACAATTGCGAGTGTCATCAACGGATAGTGTCAGACCCGAAAGATGGTTAACGGACAGCATCGACCTTTTGGTCTAGTCGCGTGGTTGGTTGTTGTCATCAGGGAAGTTGGGAGGGGAGGGTTTGTGATTGAAGAGAGGAGAAACcgacctgcttcttcttgtcggcATCAGCACGACGCTCAGCGCGAGCCTGCTCCTGgctcttgcgcttcttcaggaGGGTCTCGGGGACGAGGACCTGGTCCTTGGTGGCGATGGAGCTGTTTTGGAGGTTAGTATAGTCTGTCCGTCATGATCACGAAGACATGAAACAATTTCGCCGAGTGTAAGAATTGCAGCATATAGCACCACATTCTCGAACTGAAGGCAAATATAATAATAAAAACTCGACGAAATGGATTTGATCGGTGAGGGCTCAGGCACTTGGGTTGGTATCGTCTCCACTTGTTCGCTACTAGTCACACAATATTTCAGAGTGAGGATTCGCAGAACCGGACGACGACCCGCAAGATGCCATTTGATTGCCTTCATCCGACAATACCCCGAACACAATGTCCAGGAAGTATGTGTTTACGATCTTCAATCTTGGGACGGTGATGCTGTTACCACATTCGCCGCCTTCAAGAACGATAGCTGAACAACAATGTTTTTGGAGGAGAAGGCATTGCTTTCAACCTCAAGACTCCGCGGCCCCCTTCTCGTATCCGCGCATTGTTTCCAGGACGAAGATCCGAAGACATTCggttggagagagaagagggtgCAGGAAGGATCGAGCTGGTGCCTGGCGAccatcgtcgacgaggacgacaGCCGCAGCATCTCCAGCGAGAAGGACGACTATACCTGGGAAACCTCACAATCTCGAGCAGAGATTGAATCAGTGCGAAAGGGGATTGCAAAGGGAATCATACGCAGTGGTAggggccatggtgaaggTCCGATGTGCTGAGAGTTGGCTGGTCGGCGAGGGTTGTCGAGAAGAATCAcaaaaagcagaagagaaaaagagtgAGAGAAAATCGGCTGTGTGGGTGTGCTGAGAACACGCTAAACCCGATGGGGATAGGTTCGGCGCTAGGCTGGTTTGAGCACCACAGCCCTTATCGGCCACGATAAGGGTTACGGTCAGGTGACGTGACTACAACCAGTCCTAGGCCGCGATTCCAAGACAAAACAGCATAACACGACAGCCCATCACCATGTCCCGTAGAGGTGTTGGCATCGGGGCCTTTGCCAACCGCACCCAAGCAACCCAGTCCTACGCCACCCATGGCGCCAATCTACGCTCGACGCATACCGCGTCCCTCCAAACCCAACTCTCAGTCTTCCAGTCACTCCTGCACACCTTCGCCCTCGAACATAGCTCAACCATCAAGTCGAACCCGACATTCCGCGCCGAGTTTGCGCGCATGTGCAACACCATCGGCGTGGACCCCTTAGCCGCCAGCAACatcaagggcaagaatgCCCGTCGATTGGGTGAGGGGGGCAGTTTCTGGACGCAGATCATGGGCGGCGACATGAACGACTTTTACTTTGAAGTTGCGGTGCGGGTCGTGGAGTTGTGTCGGGAGACACGCAGTGAGAATGGCGGGTTGATTGGTGTTGAGGAGTGTCGGAAGCGGgtggggaaggggaaggcgATTGGGAGTGGGTTGCAGGTCTCCGAGTATGTTATGATTTCTATTTTAACTTTGTCTTTAAAGACGGGAGGTTGGCTAATATGGCTGGAACAGCGACGACATCCTGCGTGCAGTCCGCTCCCTCGAACCGCTTGGCTCGGGcttctccatcatcttgGTCGGCAGCAAGCAGTACATCCGATCGATCCCCAAGGAGCTGAATACAGATCAGGCTACTGTTCTGGAAGTGATTCAACTGCTGGGATTTGTGAGCGTTTCGATGCTGCGCTTGAATTTGAGCTGGGAGAAGGCTCGGGCACAGACCGTCAtcgacgatcttcttgccgaCGGTCTCGTTTGGCTGGATGCCCAAGGACCGGAGAAGGAGTATTGGTCGCCTCAGAATCTGCTGGATGATAGTAGATGAACGAATGACACTTGCTCAGACGCAAATACTGAAAGTGCGCGCCCCCAGGTTGACATGGACAGTGACAGGGAACGACGAGGCCTTTTCGGATCGAAGAGGGATTAGACGCCGAGAATATAAAGCCCCGCCCAATATTGATAACCAAGTGCCAATTTGGTTCTGTACTGACAACTCCGTCAACCAcatcgagaagatgcagagCTTTCACCCATGCAAAGAGTGGCCGTCAGGTCCACATCATGAACACAGTGTGCTCATCACCGGAGAGAAACCCCTCAATACAAGCGCCCTCTGCCATCCAAGCTGCCCCTAGCAGGTTTCTATGAGAGCGCTTCGAGATGGGCGCGTGCCTGGAAGACATGTCGACAGCTGTCCGCGATAGAACATGCCCTGTTTTGCGATGCCTCTCGGTCCAATGACTGCAAGAGAGCATGGTGATATgccgccaccgccgaggGCAGACTTAGCAAAGAACGAATTGTAGATAGAAGGATTTAGATAATCAATCAATGAGAAATTTAGTTCAGTACAGAGCCCTATGCCTAAGGTTTACTTGCATATATGTCTGGCAAAAATATATACATTCGCCCGAAACAAGTTCTGAGTAACGGTCTATTTCAAGGATAGACATATGCACCTGTACGTTCCGGATTTTCTCTACTATGGGGCTTGCCTATCTGGGCAGCCACCCTTCACTGAGGGCGCTCACCCCCGGCTCACTAAGTAGATTTTAGCACGCAGTCGGAGCCAGTGATCATGCTCAGTCTAGTCCCGTGAGAGATGGCTGATGCTTATTTCAGCTCTAAAAGTTCCTTTGCGATGGAAGAATGGGTTCTTGAAAAAGCCAGTTTTGAGGAATGTTGAAGCGGACGCACCTTAAGAAAAGCCTTTCACGAAGCAGAAATTCAGTTTCTGCCTATGTCAAATTTTTATTGCTGTTGGATACCTTTGGCGAATTGGCAACGGTTCGAGACGGGATAACATGGTTAATTACATTATTACAGCTGGGACGGGATCGACCAAATGCTTAGTTATGCGACGATTTTCTATTCTAAATGCCTCTGATACTTACTGATGCTTAGCTGGCTGCTAACAGTCCTGAAACCATCTTTAGCTATCCGTAACCATTTATTAGTACGTAGTGGTCATAATAATGTTTACATAAACATGATCTGTACATGAATCCCCATTTGGTCGGACCCTACTCTCCTCTCCTATGGTAGCGTAGATATTTACCGTACCTCGCATATCTAAATTGGCACGACCAATTCACATCCTTAAATACTTTTTAACTTCGATCCGCCAGAGCTGAGCATCGAGGGTTGAATAGGCTGggtctggaagatgatgcaAGGTCACCTAAAGACCTCTTGAGCGTGTTGCTGGATCTCAACGCCAGCTGATTGGAGCTAAAAGAATAATTCCTGCCACCAGCGGGAACATCAGAGAGAATTACGCGCGTCAGCTGTTTTGATTTGTTCtcttcttgcctttcttttttcttcttatttTTGTTCTTTCGAGCGATAGCTCAATTCGGCCTAATTTCGGTTGGACATATTTGGCGCGGAATGGGAGATCCGCGAATGCCGCGGCCTTCTACTAATTGGACGCCACCTCGTAGGCCGAGGAGCATGTGCTCTGGGGACCCCGCATCCCCACAGCTTTGCATTTCTGCGACTTCCGCTTCTTAATAGGGGAAACCTCGGGAAAAATTCCGCTAATTTGCGGGGAGGTGCATTCTTTATCCCTGCCTTATAAAAGTATAAGTTTCTATGGCATCCTCCGTATTCTGAGAATTTCTCTACTTCACCTACTTACTTCAGTGTCCTTTTTGCACGGCTTCAGCGCCTTTCCCCACAATTATCGAGTCCTCGAGACAAGCAATTGACAATATGGACGCCACCGCCCGACAATCCGATCTCCGACGCCGAATGATTGGCCACGGCTCATGGATGATCTTGTCAACCCTCCTAGGCGGCCTCGGGCTGTGGTGGTACCTGGTGGGGGGTTTCGAAGTCTTCCCTGGTGTCTTCATTCCGTTCAACGTACCCGGCAGCGAGGAAGGCTGGCGAAGGTGCCACACTGGTCCAGCTGCCAATGGATTCATGGTTATCGTTACCGCGCTGGGTTTGCCGTATCTCGACCTTCCGGATAGTACTGCGGAGTGGCTAGGTTGGATCGTCCAGATGGACGGCTGGTCCAACGTTGGCTTCTATTTCTTCGCAAATATCTCCCCCAACCGTGGCCTCGCGTTCGGCAAGAGCCGCCTAGGCCCAGCCAACATCTTCAGCTTCCTTGCATTGGCACCGGCATACTTTTTTGGCGTGCTAGCCGTGGGAGCGTTCGGCTTTCTGGGTTACCATGCTCTCCAAGACCGAAAGTCTGGACAAAAGGATGCGAGGCGCAAGATCTAAGCCGGCATCAATCAGCATGACAGGATTCGGCACCTTTTATAGGAGAAACGTCAGGCATGGTGGATTCGCAATCTGCCGAACTTTTCCAAGCCCATCTTATATGTATGGGGTAGGTAACACAACCTTGCCGTGGCACACATCAGACTTCTGCGGCAACCGATGAAGTTGCGAAAGCCGGACGGAATCTGCTTGTCTGTATATACTTCCACCATCTTTAATATGCCTTGTTGCTGGAGTGATCCGCAACTACTTGGTGATTATTGTCAAAGCTAGCTATCTAAGTACGTTCGTGTAAAGCTTGAGCTAGCATCTCAAGGCAATGTATGAAAGGAACCGAGTGTACCGTGATATAGTTACTTTTGTTATCATATTAAGCCACAAATAGGGCGACGAATCTTCTCGGGGCGCTCATGAGCCCGCCCCCCCCAACATGATAGCAGGTAGTGGTTATTAAGACCTGCTAGGTACGAGCCATAGCAGTATGCGAATTCTCTTGATATTCTTGAACACCAAGGCACTTTTTATGTCTGTAAAATTTCTCAAAGTTTCTTTGGGCAACGAGGCTCTGGCAAGTTGAAGAAAAGGCCACATGTACTATAAATCGCAAACAGAACTGTTGGCACTCTTCCTGGTGATTGCAGGCTTTCcgccatcgtcctcatctAGGACCTGACCATCCAGCTCCCTTTATCGACCTCGATCTAGGGAGGGATCGAAGTATTTCAATAGAGAcctcattcattcatttcaTTCACCTTCCCGAcgttcttctccccttccttgtAGAGagatctccatctccgaccTACGCTAAGAACAACTACGACTGGCGAATTTCACTCGCTCCTTAGCGTCACCGCCTGAATAAGCCAGAAAATGAAACTTTGTTAAACGCAACTAGATTTCTCGTGTTGAACCACATCCTTTGAAAGACAACTTTGATAAATAACGGACAGTTCTGTCGAAGAAGGGCTTCGAAAATTCTGCTCCCGCCGAATCGATCCTACAGGATCAAAGCCTTATTCATCTGTTAGCCGAGCGCAACTTGCATTGGGATATCTCAGGCCTACTGGATATGGATTGTTTTGGCTTCCAAGTAATCTTTCAGGGCATATTTTCCGGATTCGCGCGCCCCGTTACCACTCTGTTTAAAACCCCCGAAAGCCGTCGAGGGGTTAGGCATAAATGCGGAATTCACTGCGATCGCGCCCGTCTGCAGTGAGGTAGAGACGCGAAGTGCGCGTCCTATATCCTTGGTGTATATGCAGGCTGCATGTCTTAGCCAGTCTCACCATACAGTAGATTTGAGCGACGACTTACCAGATAGTCCATACTCAGTGTCGTTGGCGAGATCAATtacctcttcctcggtttTGAAGGTTTTAACGACCAGAACAGGGCCAAAAATCTCTTCCTGATATATTTTTGACCCTTTCTTCGGATTGAAGAAAATTGTGGGTTCAACAAACCAGCCTTTGTCGCCTTTTCGCTTGCCACCCACGATTAATTCAGCATCACGTTTTCCGTGGTCTATAAATGACATGACACGGTCAAACTGGATCTTGTCCGCCACTGGGCCCAGAGAAGTGCTAACGTCGAGGGAAGGCTTCCCCAGTGTCTGAGAAGCTGCTTCATAACGAGAGGTAAGCGCTGCTATGAAGGTCGAGGCAATAGATTCGTGGACGTAGGTTCGGCTGGCGGCTGAGTGCAGTTATCCAACATTAGTTATGTTACTCATCTCATTTATCGAGGAGAaccagaaagagaaaacgaggGAAACATGGATAATATTACCTGCACAAATTTGGCCCGAGTTGAGTAAGAATCCCTGCGTGCAGCTGAAAACTCGTCAACTTTCATCCAAGACAAAGGGGCTATGCCGTATACTGACTGCGCCAATGCGTTCTCGATATCCGCGTCATCGAACACAATCGCAGGGC carries:
- a CDS encoding uncharacterized protein (ID:PFLUO_003694-T1.cds;~source:funannotate), which codes for MSRRGVGIGAFANRTQATQSYATHGANLRSTHTASLQTQLSVFQSLLHTFALEHSSTIKSNPTFRAEFARMCNTIGVDPLAASNIKGKNARRLGEGGSFWTQIMGGDMNDFYFEVAVRVVELCRETRSENGGLIGVEECRKRVGKGKAIGSGLQVSDDDILRAVRSLEPLGSGFSIILVGSKQYIRSIPKELNTDQATVLEVIQLLGFVSVSMLRLNLSWEKARAQTVIDDLLADGLVWLDAQGPEKEYWSPQNLLDDSR
- a CDS encoding uncharacterized protein (ID:PFLUO_003695-T1.cds;~source:funannotate) — its product is MDATARQSDLRRRMIGHGSWMILSTLLGGLGLWWYLVGGFEVFPGVFIPFNVPGSEEGWRRCHTGPAANGFMVIVTALGLPYLDLPDSTAEWLGWIVQMDGWSNVGFYFFANISPNRGLAFGKSRLGPANIFSFLALAPAYFFGVLAVGAFGFLGYHALQDRKSGQKDARRKI